A genomic segment from Corylus avellana chromosome ca5, CavTom2PMs-1.0 encodes:
- the LOC132181331 gene encoding glutathione S-transferase T2-like, translating into MEPANEMCQQEPLPQVEVEPIVKKSQRGGNFNVYEDNLLVTAWININITLNVVQGNEQKHKKYWNRIWEYFHEHKTFTSERSPNSLMNRWSTIQLAVIKFCGYLAQVESEQPSGVTEQDKICKAKLMYHEFQSTTFHFEHCWNVLRFHPKWMAHMQSAKLRKRSVLTSSPCTPDPINQGEDEVPHETFVDLEQPIGWKAENEKQKKKERTNSDVTVILNEITEDKKKKTKRFVEAPDQEKEMLHLTQEDMHNKPETLRLEQAREEEFCNWTPDPDPINQGEEEVSHETFVDLEQPIGRKTKKDKRKRKEIIDSDVIVILHEITEDKKKKTKLFEEARDQEKEMLRLMQEDVRIKQEKVHIKREEVRIKREMLRLEQAREEERIMMLDTSGMSEMQKEYFDQRKMEILEKSK; encoded by the exons ATGGAACCTGCAAATGAAATGTGTCAACAAGAGCCTCTACCCCAAGTTGAGGTTGAACCCATTGTTAAGAAATCACAACGGGGTGGCAACTTCAATGTGTACGAAGACAATTTGCTTGTGACGGCGTggattaatattaatattaccTTGAATGTGGTGCAAGGAAATGAGCAAAAACACAAGAAATACTGGAATAGAATTTGGGAATACTTTCACGAGCACAAGACCTTTACATCTGAACGTTCTCCGAACTCATTAATGAATCGATGGTCAACGATTCAACTTGCGGTAATTAAATTTTGTGGTTATTTAGCCCAAGTTGAATCAGAGCAACCAAGTGGTGTGACCGAGCAAGACAAG ATTTGCAAGGCAAAGCTTATGTATCATGAATTCCAATCAACAACATTCCACTTTGAACATTGTTGGAATGTGTTGAGGTTTCATCCAAAATGGATGGCGCATATGCAAAGTGCCAAACTGAGGAAAAGATCAGTTTTGACTTCTTCTCCCTGTACTCCGGATCCGATAAATCAAGGGGAAGACGAGGTCCCGCATGAAACGTTTGTAGACTTGGAGCAACCAATAGGCTGGAAAGccgaaaatgaaaaacaaaaaaagaaggaaagaacgAATTCGGATGTTACTGTAATACTAAATGAGATAACCGaagacaagaaaaagaaaacaaaacgtTTTGTGGAAGCACCTGATCAAGAAAAAGAGATGCTTCATCTTACGCAAGAGGACATGCACAATAAGCCAGAAACGCTTCGATTGGAACAAGCGAGAGAAGAAGAATTTTGTAATTGGACTCCAGATCCGGATCCGATAAATCAAGGGGAAGAAGAGGTCTCACATGAAACTTTTGTAGACTTGGAGCAACCAATAGGCCGGAAAACCAAAAAGGACAAacgaaagagaaaagaaataatagatTCGGATGTTATTGTGATCCTACATGAGATAACGgaagacaagaagaagaaaacaaaactttttgAGGAAGCACGTGATCAAGAGAAAGAGATGCTTCGTCTCATGCAAGAGGATGTGCGCATTAAACAAGAGAAAGTGCATATTAAGCGAGAGGAAGTGCGCATTAAGCGAGAAATGCTTCGGTTGGAACaagcaagagaagaagaaagaattatGATGTTAGATACAAGTGGCATGTCTGAAATgcaaaaagaatattttgatcAACGAAAAATGGAAATCCTTGAAAAATCGAAGTAG
- the LOC132180988 gene encoding uncharacterized protein LOC132180988: MQAISFASPTMNQSIRSPPVKMERHIEIFLRRLSFVSVTIASLTLLLLFLQTPQTCVPQDSPPKPHLKFPKSSCEYSPRELLSIDKKNRRLWSSKAWKSQLSSFSRFFSSIRHLGLLHNHSKVLCVSAGAGHEVMALSQLGVSDVTGVELVDSLPLVSRADPHDLPFFDGVFDLVYSGHLEEALFPARFVSEMERTVRDNGVCVVAVEECGDEEVREIVGLFRRSRFVGAANVSLIGLRMTRIVMRTRTSN, translated from the coding sequence ATGCAAGCCATCTCTTTTGCCTCGCCAACAATGAACCAAAGCATCCGGTCTCCCCCGGTGAAAATGGAGAGGCACATCGAAATCTTCCTCCGGAGGCTCTCCTTTGTCTCAGTCACCATAGCCAGCCtcaccctcctcctcctcttccttcaAACCCCACAAACCTGCGTACCCCAAGACTCTCCTCCCAAACCCCACCTCAAATTCCCCAAGTCCTCCTGCGAGTACTCGCCACGCGAGCTCCTCTCCATCGACAAGAAGAACCGTCGCCTATGGTCCTCCAAGGCCTGGAAATCCCAATTATCTTCCTTCTCCCGCTTCTTCTCCTCGATCCGCCATCTGGGTCTTCTTCACAACCACTCCAAAGTCCTCTGCGTCTCCGCCGGGGCCGGCCACGAGGTCATGGCGCTGTCCCAGCTCGGCGTTTCGGATGTCACGGGCGTTGAGTTGGTTGACTCGCTGCCTCTGGTGAGCCGGGCCGATCCGCATGATTTGCCGTTCTTCGATGGCGTGTTTGATCTGGTGTACTCTGGGCATTTGGAGGAGGCTTTGTTTCCGGCGAGGTTTGTTTCCGAGATGGAGAGGACGGTGAGGGATAATGGGGTGTGCGTGGTGGCTGTGGAGGAGTGTGGGGATGAGGAGGTCAGGGAGATTGTGGGTTTGTTTAGGCGTTCGAGATTTGTTGGCGCGGCGAATGTTAGTTTGATTGGATTGAGAATGACAAGGATTGTGATGAGAACTAGGACGTCTAATTGA
- the LOC132181667 gene encoding fasciclin-like arabinogalactan protein 21, with protein sequence MASCCKHWWHASVYSIISLLLAFIAISTALRSNHKNAIPATKPVARGLQLNVSRALRRAGFHTMATLLQLSPELFLSSPNSTIFVINDSAISYLSIPPLLLEDLLQYHTTPSKLSMNDLLKKPQGSCFPTLHRKKKIAITKIDARQSQIEINNVLVSHPDVFLEGPIAVHGVLGPFSPLNFIKSPICDNNSTLVSDFLEPNNIVEWSRIIQLLSSYGFVSFAISLRSVLDGILEDQASLNTATIFAPPNLAVVASSSVLLDKIVRFHILPRRLTYKELTSLPVRTLLRTLAPGQDLEVNFKKGLIFNGVEIAAPDLFSSEKFVVHGVSRAFELTEFS encoded by the coding sequence ATGGCTTCTTGTTGTAAACATTGGTGGCATGCATCAGTCTACTCCATCATCTCTCTATTGTTGGCCTTCATAGCAATATCCACAGCATTGCGTTCAAATCACAAGAATGCAATCCCAGCAACCAAACCCGTCGCCCGTGGCCTACAACTCAACGTGTCCAGAGCTCTCAGGCGTGCCGGGTTCCACACCATGGCCACCCTCCTTCAACTCTCCCCTGaacttttcctttcttctccaAACTCAACCATCTTTGTCATCAACGACTCAGCCATCTCCTATCTCTCTATTCCTCCATTGCTCTTGGAGGATCTCCTCCAATACCACACCACTCCTTCCAAGCTTTCCATGAATGATCTCCTAAAGAAACCTCAAGGAAGTTGCTTCCCAACCCTTCatcggaagaagaagattgcAATCACTAAGATTGATGCAAGACAAAGCCAGATTGAGATTAACAATGTCTTGGTCTCACACCCAGATGTCTTTCTTGAAGGACCAATCGCAGTTCATGGAGTTCTTGGGCCATTTTCTccattgaatttcatcaagtcacCAATCTGTGACAACAATTCTACTTTGGTTTCAGATTTTCTTGAACCCAATAACATTGTAGAATGGAGCCGAATCATTCAGTTGCTTAGCTCATACGGGTTTGTTTCTTTCGCAATCAGTTTGCGTTCTGTTCTTGATGGGATTCTTGAAGATCAAGCGAGCTTGAATACAGCCACCATCTTTGCTCCTCCAAATTTGGCTGTCGTAGCTTCTTCTTCAGTATTGCTTGATAAGATTGTTAGATTTCACATACTGCCTCGCAGGCTTACGTACAAGGAACTCACTTCATTGCCTGTTAGAACATTGCTAAGGACACTGGCTCCTGGTCAGGATCTTGAAGTTAATTTTAAGAAAGGATTGATCTTTAATGGAGTGGAGATTGCGGCGCCGGATCTTTTCTCTTCTGAGAAGTTTGTAGTTCATGGGGTTTCTCGAGCGTTTGAGCTGACTGAGTTTTCCTGA